AGCGGCTGCCATAACGAGACCAGGGAGGGCGGATCGCTGATCCCGCCTCGATGCGTTGAGGGAATAGCCCACGCGTCGCTGACGCAACTCAGGCACGGGCGAGCTCGAAGATCGTTACTTCGGGCCGCACATTGAACCGCACTCGGGTCAGGTGCCCGAGGCCGCGGTTGATGTAGAGGCGTCGGCCGCCGGCCAGATCAAACGTTCCCGCCGTGTAACGGGTGTTTTTAACCGGCAGGATGGGAGGCGGCAGGAATGGCGGCCGGCATTGTCCGCCGTGAGTGTGTCCGGCCAGAATCCAGCCTTGATAGTCGCCCCACCCGGGCAGATCACACGCGTCGGGATTGTGACACAACATCAGCGCGGGGCTATTCAAACCGGACATCCATGGGCCCCAGCGGGAGCGGCCTGACCACAGGTCGTCCAACCCTCCGATCTTCAATCCGTGCACATCAACCGCCTCGTTGCGCAGGACCACGCAACCGACCCCGGTGAGTATCTGGCCCACCGCATCGGCCACCTCCCCTTGTATCCAGTTCTCGCCGTAATCGTGATTTCCCATCACCGCGACCGTGCCGAGTCTTCCGCGCGGCAGTCGGTCAGCCAGCCGTCGCAACTGGTCCAGAGTATCGGGACCCGCGTAGGAAATGAAATCACCCGTGTAGGCCACGATATCCGGATTCATTCGCGCCACCGCAGCAAACACTCCGGCCAGATACCCGGACGAGACGCGGTCACCCACATGAATGTCGCTCAGC
The DNA window shown above is from Oleiharenicola lentus and carries:
- a CDS encoding metallophosphoesterase, giving the protein MITRRHFIALMAAPVLTGLYTWGIEPTWAEYVRLRLPIRSLPTVLAGRTLVQLSDIHVGDRVSSGYLAGVFAAVARMNPDIVAYTGDFISYAGPDTLDQLRRLADRLPRGRLGTVAVMGNHDYGENWIQGEVADAVGQILTGVGCVVLRNEAVDVHGLKIGGLDDLWSGRSRWGPWMSGLNSPALMLCHNPDACDLPGWGDYQGWILAGHTHGGQCRPPFLPPPILPVKNTRYTAGTFDLAGGRRLYINRGLGHLTRVRFNVRPEVTIFELARA